In the Buchnera aphidicola (Thelaxes suberi) genome, AGTAATGTCATTTCTTATTTGTTGACCCATCTCTACAATATTAAATCCATGCGAATAACCTAAAATAGCTCCGTACTTCATTAATTTTTCTATTTGATTTAAAACATTTTTATGTTGTTTATCTGGAGTTAAATTAATAACAAAATCAGCTTCGGGAATAATATTTTCGTAATTATCTACTTTAAATCCATTTTTTATAGCATTATTCCAAGAACGATTTTTACTTGTAATAGAAGATTGTCTTAATGCATATGCAATATTTAATCCGGAATCTCGCATATTTAAACCTTGATTTAATCCTTGAGCTCCGCATCCTATGATAACAATTTTTTTATTTTTTAAATACGAAACATTTTCATAAAACTCTGATTTTAATACAAAACGACATTTCTTTAATTCAATATTTTTTTCTCTAAAATTTAAATTATTAAAATAATTATTCATGATTTTCCTTAAAATATTTTTATTATACAAATTTATTTATATTAAATATTTAATAAAATAATTAAACAAATTTTAAAAGATTTTTTATAACACTATTCATTAAAAATTAAATATTAACTTTTGTAATATCTCGAACAGCTCCTGTATCAGCACTAGTAGCAAAAAAAGAATAAGACTTTAGAGCAAATGATACTTTACGTTTACGATGTAATGGAGTATAAGGATACTTCCTTGATTCTTCTAATTTTTTTCTTTTTTTTATTTCTGTATCAGTGATATTTAAATGAATTGAACGATTAAATATATTAATAACAATTTCATCTCCATCTCTTACTAAAGCAATTAATCCTTTATTTGCAGCTTCAGGTGATACATGACCGATAGATAATCCAGATGTACCTCCTGAAAATCTTCCATCTGTAATTAATGCACATTTTTTGTCTAACTGAATAGATTTCAAGTATGTTGTAGGGTAGAGCATTTCCTGCATTCCAGGACCACCTTTAGGACCTTCATATCTTATAATAATAACATCTCCTGAACGAATTTTTTTATTTAATATTGCTTCTACAGCATCTTCTTGACTTTCATATACTTTCGCTGATCCACAAAAAACAAAATTATTTTCATCAACTCCAGCTGTTTTTACTACACAACCATTTAAAGACAAATTGCCATATAATACAGCTAAACCACCTTCTTTATTAAAAGCATATTGATTTGAACGAATACATCCATTTTTTCTATCTAAATCTAATTCTGGCCATTGAAATGATTGAGAAAAAGGTTTAATCGTTTTAACACCCATCGGTCCAGAAAGATACATATTTTTTATTTTTTTATTATTTGTTTTTAAAACATCATATGTATTTAATGTTTCTCTTAAAGATAATCCTAAAATATTACTTGTTTTATCATTAATTAAATTAATATGACAAAGCTCGCCAATTATTCTCATCACACCACCTGCTCTATGGAAATCTTCCATATGATATTTATTAGTACTAGGTGATAACTTACATAAATGAGGTGTAATTCTTGATAAAGCGTCAATATCTTTTAATGAAAAGTTAATATTACCCTCTTGAGCAGCAGCTAAAAGATGTAAAATAGTATTAGTTGATCCTCCCATTGCTATATCTACTGACATAGCATTTTTAAAAGCATCAATAGTAGCAATGTTTCTTGGTAAATAAATGTTTTTATTATTTTTATAAAATTCTTTAGTAATCTGTACTATAATTTTACTGGACTGTATAAATAACTCTTTTCTATTATAATGTGTTGCCAATAATGATCCATTACCTGGTAATGCCAAACCAATTGCTTCAATTAAGCAATTCATAGAATTAGCTGTAAACATTCCAGAACAAGATCCGCATGTAGGACATGCTGATTTTTCAATATCCTCAACAATATCGTCACTAATTGCGGTATTTGCACTATTAGAAATAGCATCCACTAAATCTATTTTTAGATGATTCACAGAAGCATGCGATTTATCTAATAATGTTTTACCCGCTTCCATTGGACCTCCAGAAACAAATACTGTTGGTATATTAAGACGCAAAGCAGCCATAAACATTCCTGGAGTAATCTTATCGCAATTAGAAACACATATCATTCCATCAACACAATGAGCATTAACCATGAATTCCACTGAATCAGCTATTAATTCACGCGATGGTAATGAGTAAAGCATTCCCGAATGACCCATAGCTATTCCATCATCAATAGCTATTGTATTAAATTCTTTTCCTACCCCTCCTGCTTTGTTTATTTCATTAGAAATAATTTTTCCGATATGATTTAAATGAATATGACCAGGAACAAATTCTGAAAAAGAATTAACAATAGCAATTATAGGTTTATTAAAATCTGAATCACTCATTCCTGTTGCACGCCATAATGCGCGCGCTCCTGCCATATTACGCCCTTGAGTAGTAGTACTAGAACGATAATTCTGCATTTAATTTTTCCATTTAAATATATATTTATAAAAAATATAAAAAAATAAATTATTAGATACAATAAAAAACTACAAAAAAAATCATCTGAAGTTAGAAATCATTATTCCAAATTTATATTAAAGTTATATTTTTTAATGTTATAGGATGGTGTATAATATGAATTATTACGATTAGAGTAAAATTTGATAAAATTAACCGAAGACTGTAAAATAAAATCTTTTTTATTTATTCAGGGGCGGAGGGAATTGAACCCCCAACTTTCGGTTTTGGAGACCGATGCTCTACCAAATTGAACTACGCCCCTATAAAACATATTATATTTAATTTAAAATAATGTACAATGTTTTTATTAAAAATTTTTTTATATAATTTTATTAATAGAATTTATTAAAATCAATGTATATAAAAAATTATTTAATATTAATATATTATTTTAGTAATTTTATATTCTTGTTATAATTTTTTTAAATGAATATTAATATTCAAACATATTAATATTAAATAGGGGAAACAATGGATTTACCAATATATTTCGATTATGCTGCAACAACACCAGTTGATCCCGAAGTTCAAAAAGAAATGTTAAAATATTTAAATTATAATGATAAAAACTTTGGAAATCCAGCTTCTCGTTCTCATAAATTCGGATGGATTGCAGAAGAAGCTATAGATATTGCAAGAAACACAATTGCTGAATTTTTTAATGCTGATTTTAGAGAAATTATATTTACATCTGGAGCTACTGAATCAAACAATCTTGCAATTAAAGGTTGTGCTAATTTTTATAAAAATAAAGGAAAACATATTATTACTAGTAAAACAGAACATAAATCTGTTTTAGATAGTTGTAGATATTTAGAAGAAAAAAATTTTCGTGTTACATATTTAAATCCAAAAAAAAACGGTTTAATAGATTTAGAAGAATTAAAAAATGCAATTTGTACAGACACTATTTTAATTTCAATAATGCATGTCAATAATGAAATAGGAGTTATTCAGGATATTGAATCTATTAGTAAAATTTGTGTACAGAAAAACATTTTTTTTCATGTTGATGCAACGCAAAGCATTGGTAAAATCGCATTAGACGTAAAAAAAACTTACATAAATTTAATTTCTTTTTCCGCTCATAAAATATATGGACCAAAGGGTATAGGAGGTTTATATATCCGTAAAAAACCAAAAATTAGACTTGAAGCTCTTATTCATGGAGGGGGTCATGAACGCGGTTTAAGATCAGGAACCCTACCTGTACATCAAATTGTTGGCATGAGTAAAGCGTTCGAAATTACAAAAACATATTTTAATAAACATAATGAACAAATTTTGCATTTACGTAACCATTTTTGGAATAATTTAAAAAAAATAGAAGAAATTTATTTAAATAGTAATTTAAAATATTGTGTACCTCATATCTTAAATGTAAGTTTTAACTATATAGAAGGAGAATCATTAATTATGGCTCTAAAAGATTTAGCTATTTCTTCGGGATCAGCTTGTACTTCTTCTAGTTTAGAACCTTCTTATGTATTGAGCGCATTAGGGGTAAAGGATGAATTAGCTCATAGTTCTATTAGATTTTCTATTGGAAAATTTACTACAATGAAAGAAATAAATTATGCTATCGTTCTAATTCAAAAAGCAGTATTAAAACTAAGAAATCTATCTCCTTTATGGGAAATGTATAAAGAAGGTATTGATATTGACGCTATAAAATGGGAACATGTCTAGTACTTTATTTTATTTATTAAAAAAGAGAATTATTATGTCTTATAGTAAAAAAGTTATAGAACATTATGAAAACCCAAAAAATGTAGGATCATTCGAAAAAAATGATTCAACAGTAGGTACAAGTTTAGTAGGAGCTCCAGCTTGTGGAGACGTAATGAAACTACAAATTAAAGTAAATGAAAAAGGAATTATTGAAGATGCATGCTTTAAAACATATGGATGTGGTTCTGCAATTGCATCAAGTTCTTTAATGACAGAATGGGTAAAAGGTAAATCATTAGATCAAGCAACTCAAATTAAAAACACTCAAATCGTTAAAGAATTAAAACTTC is a window encoding:
- the iscU gene encoding Fe-S cluster assembly scaffold IscU — its product is MSYSKKVIEHYENPKNVGSFEKNDSTVGTSLVGAPACGDVMKLQIKVNEKGIIEDACFKTYGCGSAIASSSLMTEWVKGKSLDQATQIKNTQIVKELKLPPVKIHCSILAEDAIKSAIKDYKKKNNIS
- the ilvD gene encoding dihydroxy-acid dehydratase; the encoded protein is MQNYRSSTTTQGRNMAGARALWRATGMSDSDFNKPIIAIVNSFSEFVPGHIHLNHIGKIISNEINKAGGVGKEFNTIAIDDGIAMGHSGMLYSLPSRELIADSVEFMVNAHCVDGMICVSNCDKITPGMFMAALRLNIPTVFVSGGPMEAGKTLLDKSHASVNHLKIDLVDAISNSANTAISDDIVEDIEKSACPTCGSCSGMFTANSMNCLIEAIGLALPGNGSLLATHYNRKELFIQSSKIIVQITKEFYKNNKNIYLPRNIATIDAFKNAMSVDIAMGGSTNTILHLLAAAQEGNINFSLKDIDALSRITPHLCKLSPSTNKYHMEDFHRAGGVMRIIGELCHINLINDKTSNILGLSLRETLNTYDVLKTNNKKIKNMYLSGPMGVKTIKPFSQSFQWPELDLDRKNGCIRSNQYAFNKEGGLAVLYGNLSLNGCVVKTAGVDENNFVFCGSAKVYESQEDAVEAILNKKIRSGDVIIIRYEGPKGGPGMQEMLYPTTYLKSIQLDKKCALITDGRFSGGTSGLSIGHVSPEAANKGLIALVRDGDEIVINIFNRSIHLNITDTEIKKRKKLEESRKYPYTPLHRKRKVSFALKSYSFFATSADTGAVRDITKVNI
- a CDS encoding IscS subfamily cysteine desulfurase yields the protein MDLPIYFDYAATTPVDPEVQKEMLKYLNYNDKNFGNPASRSHKFGWIAEEAIDIARNTIAEFFNADFREIIFTSGATESNNLAIKGCANFYKNKGKHIITSKTEHKSVLDSCRYLEEKNFRVTYLNPKKNGLIDLEELKNAICTDTILISIMHVNNEIGVIQDIESISKICVQKNIFFHVDATQSIGKIALDVKKTYINLISFSAHKIYGPKGIGGLYIRKKPKIRLEALIHGGGHERGLRSGTLPVHQIVGMSKAFEITKTYFNKHNEQILHLRNHFWNNLKKIEEIYLNSNLKYCVPHILNVSFNYIEGESLIMALKDLAISSGSACTSSSLEPSYVLSALGVKDELAHSSIRFSIGKFTTMKEINYAIVLIQKAVLKLRNLSPLWEMYKEGIDIDAIKWEHV